Proteins from a genomic interval of Eschrichtius robustus isolate mEscRob2 chromosome 9, mEscRob2.pri, whole genome shotgun sequence:
- the CCDC28A gene encoding coiled-coil domain-containing protein 28A isoform X2: protein MEERKVKRRSPKSFSAHSTQVVNAKKNAIPVSKSTGFSNPASQSTSQRPKLKRVMKEKTKPQGGEGKGAQSSPIQHSFLTDVSDVQEMERGLLSLLNDFHSGKLQAFGNECSIEQMEHVRGMQEKLARLNLELYGELEELPEDKRKAASDANLDRLLSDLEELNSSIQKLHLADAQDVPNTSAG, encoded by the exons ATGGAGGAGCGCAAAGTGAAGAGGAGGAGTCCTAAGTCTTTTAGTGCCCACTCTACTCAGGTTGTTAATGCCAAAAAAAATGCCATTCCAGTTAGTAAAAGCACGGGGTTTTCAAATCCTGCATCACAGTCAACTTCACAGCGACCAAAGTTAAAAAG AGTGATGAAAGAAAAGACCAAACCTCAGGGTGGAGAAGGCAAAGGCGCTCAGTCAAGCCCGATCCAGCACTCCTTCCTCACCGATGTCTCTGATGTCCAGGAGATGGAGAGGGGGCTCCTCAGCCTTTTGAATGACTTCCACTCTGGAAAACTCCAAGCATTCG gaaatgAATGTTCCATTGAACAGATGGAACATGTTCGGGGAATGCAGGAGAAATTAGCTCGCTTGAATTTGGAGCTCTATGGGGAGTTAGAGGAACTTCCTGAGGATAAGAGAAAAGCAGCCAGTGACGCCAATCTGGATAGGCTTCTGTCTGAT CTAGAAGAATTGAATTCTTCCAT